A stretch of the Paenibacillus dendritiformis genome encodes the following:
- a CDS encoding serine hydrolase domain-containing protein, with protein MKKRLSWVLAAVLALSMIVPSAAMASPAAGGPVAAAAQDLEKIAAEKAQLLTESYGTISVQYALIDNGKIIVSGHTGRNDMEGKKPLTKDTMYAIGSTSKVFTAAAVMKLSDEGKIDLDAPLVRYITDFTMKDERYKQITPRMLLNHSSGLQGSSLASSFLFEDNDTYVHDTLLKQLSAQKLKADPGAFSVYCNDGFTLAEILVERVSGMDFTAFIHQYFTEPLQMTHTKTPQDDLKGYEMAGLYFPAYPGQLPNETVNAIGSGGIYSTAEDLARFSQLFTGRANGILSDQAVQAMAQEEYRKGMWPEETDSDFNYGLGWDSVKLFPFNRYGMTGLAKGGDTVLYHASLVVLPEQDMAAAVLSSGGSSVLNQMLANELLLHALKEKGEIKAFKPEKSFGKPVKAKMPPQVAKYAGYYGLSGENIRIDIKKNGELTLPVSFIRDNSKEKYVYTADGSFVNENGTSKVSFVTEKNGRTYPWVREYVTMPGLGQSAVSYYAAEKLEKHELPKETARAWAKREGMTFYLVNEKYTSVVYLMMEPTVQIARTDELPVYLGDKKITGPNTAASQLQIPVMMGRDLAESRFFTQHGSEYMETAGRLYVSGAKVKPLHAGKQSKVTLRADGHAKWFTVPKSAAGKTMTVALPKKGAFAVYDEQGLCVNFTVVSGNNEVTLPENGTIVFAGAPGSEFGIALK; from the coding sequence ATGAAGAAAAGACTTTCTTGGGTGCTCGCCGCAGTGCTTGCGCTGTCCATGATCGTGCCCTCAGCTGCGATGGCTTCTCCGGCAGCCGGCGGCCCTGTCGCGGCGGCCGCCCAAGACCTGGAGAAGATCGCGGCCGAGAAGGCGCAGCTGCTCACCGAATCGTACGGCACGATCAGCGTCCAGTATGCGCTCATTGACAATGGCAAGATCATCGTGTCCGGCCATACCGGCAGGAATGATATGGAAGGGAAGAAGCCGTTGACCAAGGATACGATGTATGCGATCGGATCGACGAGCAAAGTGTTTACGGCTGCTGCCGTCATGAAGCTGTCTGACGAGGGCAAGATCGATCTCGATGCGCCCCTGGTCCGCTACATAACCGATTTCACGATGAAGGACGAACGATACAAGCAGATTACGCCGCGCATGCTGCTCAACCATTCCTCCGGTTTGCAAGGCTCCAGCCTTGCCAGTTCTTTTTTGTTCGAGGACAATGACACCTATGTGCACGATACCTTGCTGAAGCAATTATCCGCCCAGAAGCTGAAGGCGGATCCGGGAGCGTTCTCGGTATACTGCAACGACGGATTTACGCTGGCCGAGATTTTGGTAGAGAGAGTCAGCGGCATGGATTTTACCGCATTTATTCACCAATATTTTACCGAACCATTGCAGATGACCCATACCAAAACACCGCAGGACGATCTGAAAGGTTACGAAATGGCCGGGCTTTATTTCCCAGCCTATCCAGGACAGCTTCCGAACGAGACCGTCAATGCAATCGGGTCCGGAGGGATTTATTCCACGGCGGAAGATCTGGCTCGCTTCTCGCAATTGTTTACGGGCCGGGCGAACGGCATCCTTTCCGACCAGGCGGTACAGGCGATGGCACAGGAGGAGTACAGGAAGGGGATGTGGCCGGAAGAGACGGATAGTGACTTCAACTATGGCCTGGGTTGGGACAGCGTTAAGTTGTTCCCGTTCAACCGGTATGGAATGACAGGCTTGGCCAAGGGCGGGGACACGGTGCTGTATCATGCGTCACTAGTCGTGCTTCCGGAGCAGGACATGGCGGCGGCGGTGTTGTCCTCCGGCGGCTCCAGTGTGTTGAACCAAATGCTGGCGAACGAATTGCTGCTGCACGCGCTCAAAGAAAAGGGAGAAATCAAAGCCTTCAAGCCGGAAAAGTCCTTCGGCAAGCCGGTCAAGGCGAAGATGCCCCCACAGGTGGCGAAGTATGCGGGCTATTACGGCCTTTCCGGCGAGAATATCCGGATAGATATTAAGAAAAACGGAGAGCTGACCCTGCCGGTGAGCTTTATAAGGGACAATTCGAAGGAAAAATATGTGTATACGGCGGATGGAAGTTTTGTGAACGAGAATGGCACTTCCAAGGTCAGCTTCGTCACGGAGAAGAATGGACGCACTTACCCGTGGGTAAGAGAATATGTGACGATGCCGGGACTCGGGCAGAGTGCCGTATCCTACTATGCTGCCGAGAAGCTGGAAAAGCATGAACTGCCGAAGGAAACGGCCCGCGCTTGGGCGAAGCGGGAAGGAATGACGTTCTATCTTGTGAACGAGAAGTATACTTCCGTCGTGTACCTCATGATGGAACCGACGGTACAGATTGCCCGCACTGATGAACTGCCGGTCTACCTGGGGGACAAAAAAATAACGGGACCGAACACGGCAGCGAGCCAGCTTCAGATCCCGGTGATGATGGGCCGGGATCTGGCTGAATCCCGCTTCTTCACGCAGCATGGCTCTGAATATATGGAGACGGCCGGCAGATTGTATGTGAGCGGGGCGAAGGTAAAGCCGCTCCACGCAGGCAAACAATCCAAGGTCACGCTGCGAGCGGACGGGCATGCCAAATGGTTCACGGTTCCGAAATCGGCCGCAGGCAAAACGATGACCGTCGCGCTGCCGAAGAAGGGCGCGTTCGCGGTCTATGACGAGCAGGGCCTATGCGTGAACTTCACGGTCGTCAGCGGCAATAACGAAGTGACGCTGCCGGAAAACGGGACGATCGTATTCGCCGGCGCACCGGGCTCGGAATTCGGCATCGCATTGAAATAA
- a CDS encoding serine hydrolase, with amino-acid sequence MKQGKTAARVLTLALAAIMAFGPSAAAKGSDNIGTKAQAARFGPGDLKEVEAFADKFFASDSFRSSGAPGAVVAIVTDNQVLLDKGYGMANAEKRMPMTPDTVVRIASISKSVTATAVMQLADQGRIGLDDNIEAYLGEGLRLNNPFKEPVTIKHLLTHTTGFDYTDMDAKDIHTDFGKDTSMEQYLRERMPSVVRKPGDMFKYDNFANLLQGYIVEQVSGMPFEHYMENNIFKPLGMTHSGFVMDADTRSAMAVGYDSSGEAIAPYAYTPTVAPHGSMHSTSRDMARFMMAHLNSGGIDGNQILSGSAAAEMHRFHYAIHPMKPNMTYGFEAALHPLHNGRHVIEKAGDTDGFSSWMWLLPEEKVGIFIAYNTKNAHLRVAFMQAFMNRFFPEESAKPVFLKPSRTELERFSGLYRDARKGMNLTRVAASDDGKLLVEDSVGGKVELRQIDPLLFIDDYGLTMAFKEREDGSIGYMMYLNPYSMAVKTPDQPPSTGTAATAAQPYRDAMEQLQKLGVLKEQEDYPPGAEEAVTRGEFARLLTGMLDLPLSGSAPGFTDTADSPYLRHINTLAERGIIKGAAGGAFEPERMISRQEAAALLWRTLLQVAPAKPSEAALAGTAESWALEAVQSIAARRLFGPDTVAGADGTIDVRARDPLLRQEAAYMLYHAFQGLYREGGLF; translated from the coding sequence ATGAAACAAGGAAAGACAGCCGCCCGCGTTCTAACGCTGGCGCTGGCCGCCATCATGGCGTTCGGTCCGTCCGCTGCGGCAAAGGGGTCTGATAATATCGGAACGAAGGCGCAAGCCGCGCGCTTCGGCCCCGGCGATCTGAAGGAAGTGGAGGCATTTGCAGATAAGTTTTTTGCAAGCGATTCTTTCCGCTCGTCCGGAGCTCCCGGCGCGGTGGTTGCCATTGTGACGGACAATCAGGTACTTCTCGATAAAGGGTATGGCATGGCGAACGCGGAGAAACGGATGCCGATGACGCCGGATACGGTCGTCCGGATTGCCTCCATCAGCAAATCGGTTACCGCGACAGCCGTCATGCAGCTCGCCGATCAAGGCCGGATTGGGCTGGATGACAACATCGAAGCTTACTTGGGCGAAGGCTTGAGGTTGAATAATCCGTTCAAGGAACCGGTAACGATCAAGCATTTGCTGACCCATACGACCGGCTTCGATTATACGGATATGGACGCGAAGGATATCCATACCGATTTCGGCAAAGACACATCGATGGAGCAATATCTTCGGGAGCGCATGCCGTCCGTGGTTCGGAAGCCGGGCGATATGTTCAAATACGATAACTTTGCCAATCTGCTCCAAGGCTATATTGTCGAACAGGTCTCGGGGATGCCGTTCGAGCACTATATGGAGAACAATATCTTCAAGCCATTGGGCATGACGCATTCCGGCTTCGTCATGGATGCAGACACCCGATCCGCCATGGCCGTCGGTTATGACTCTTCCGGCGAGGCAATTGCCCCGTACGCCTATACGCCGACCGTCGCTCCGCACGGAAGCATGCATTCGACCTCCCGCGACATGGCCAGGTTTATGATGGCCCATCTGAACAGCGGCGGGATCGATGGCAATCAGATCCTATCCGGGTCAGCAGCGGCAGAGATGCACCGCTTCCACTATGCCATCCACCCGATGAAGCCCAATATGACCTATGGGTTCGAAGCGGCGCTGCATCCGCTGCATAACGGCCGGCACGTGATCGAGAAAGCGGGAGACACCGACGGATTCTCTTCGTGGATGTGGCTGCTGCCGGAGGAGAAAGTCGGCATCTTCATCGCCTATAATACGAAAAACGCTCATTTGCGGGTAGCGTTCATGCAGGCATTCATGAACCGGTTCTTCCCGGAAGAGTCTGCCAAGCCGGTCTTTCTCAAGCCGAGCCGGACGGAGCTGGAGCGGTTCTCCGGCCTCTATCGCGACGCTCGCAAAGGAATGAACTTGACCCGCGTCGCCGCATCCGACGATGGCAAGCTGCTCGTCGAGGACAGCGTTGGCGGCAAAGTTGAATTGCGACAGATCGACCCGCTGCTCTTCATCGATGACTATGGGTTAACGATGGCATTCAAGGAGAGGGAGGACGGCTCTATCGGATATATGATGTATCTGAATCCGTACAGCATGGCGGTGAAGACTCCGGATCAGCCCCCAAGCACCGGCACCGCCGCGACGGCCGCTCAGCCGTACCGCGATGCGATGGAACAGCTGCAGAAGCTGGGTGTGCTGAAGGAGCAAGAGGATTACCCGCCCGGTGCCGAGGAAGCCGTGACCCGGGGCGAATTCGCCCGCCTGCTGACCGGTATGCTCGATCTGCCGCTGTCCGGCAGCGCGCCCGGGTTCACGGATACCGCAGACAGCCCGTACCTGCGGCATATCAATACATTGGCAGAGCGCGGAATCATCAAGGGTGCGGCCGGCGGCGCATTTGAGCCGGAACGCATGATCAGCCGTCAGGAAGCGGCAGCCCTCCTGTGGCGGACGCTCCTCCAGGTTGCACCAGCGAAGCCTTCCGAAGCGGCGCTTGCCGGGACGGCCGAATCCTGGGCGCTGGAAGCAGTGCAGAGCATCGCGGCCCGCCGGCTGTTCGGCCCGGATACCGTCGCGGGCGCTGACGGCACCATCGATGTCCGGGCAAGGGATCCGCTGCTGCGCCAGGAAGCGGCATATATGCTCTACCACGCCTTCCAGGGGTTATATCGCGAAGGCGGGCTGTTCTAG
- a CDS encoding alkaline phosphatase family protein — MRTKMSRLLLLLCILVLVPGCQRTDQKPEDRIQTQSIGGTASKKVIYLLVDSLMPQAIDRGIERNELPAFQFLIKHGQYYKNMVSSFPTMSVTIDSSLLTGTYPDGHRVPGLTWYSASEKKVINYGTGPMEVMKHGVNPVLTDALLHLNGSHLNPRVPTIYEDLARRGQTAGSINGLIYRGTKKHTLTIPAWIQRPASLPREMEVAGPDLLALGALLNPFEDVADLRDGITGRMGFNNTYSVEAAKYLIRTNQLPDFLFVYMPDLDQKMHKHGPGERRGVEEADRQLRSLLEEFGSMEDAIRQAVFVIAGDSGMTSILPARDNPVIELPSLLANYRVLRPGETVTDEADLILAVNETMAYIYANGKDKPLRTVAEALAADPRIDIIAWKERGWVHAVPGSMSREMRYRSDGPFIDVYGQAWTIEGDAKVMDLRMDSAAKTIGYGQYPDGLRRLSAALHSHEGEFLVVTAKPGYELADRSSPKHKGGGGHGALRSEESLVPLLICGTDRKPEHLRIIDLKPFLLELLAHPEES; from the coding sequence ATGCGGACCAAGATGAGCCGGCTGCTGCTATTGCTCTGCATCCTGGTGCTTGTTCCCGGATGCCAGCGGACAGATCAGAAGCCGGAAGACCGGATTCAGACGCAGTCCATTGGAGGAACAGCCTCCAAAAAGGTGATCTATTTGTTGGTTGATTCGTTAATGCCGCAGGCCATCGATCGGGGGATTGAACGGAATGAACTGCCTGCGTTTCAGTTTCTGATCAAGCACGGGCAGTATTATAAAAACATGGTCTCTTCTTTTCCGACGATGTCCGTTACGATAGACAGCTCGCTGCTGACGGGAACGTATCCGGACGGACATCGAGTCCCGGGGCTGACCTGGTATTCGGCATCCGAAAAGAAAGTTATTAACTATGGGACGGGGCCGATGGAGGTCATGAAGCACGGCGTCAACCCGGTATTGACGGATGCCTTGCTGCACCTGAACGGCTCGCATCTGAATCCCCGAGTTCCCACCATTTATGAGGACTTGGCCCGGCGCGGGCAGACAGCCGGCTCCATTAACGGGTTGATCTACCGGGGGACGAAGAAGCACACCTTAACGATCCCCGCCTGGATTCAGCGTCCCGCCTCCTTGCCGAGGGAGATGGAGGTGGCAGGGCCGGATCTGTTGGCCCTAGGAGCATTATTGAATCCGTTCGAGGATGTGGCCGATCTTCGTGACGGCATCACCGGGCGCATGGGCTTCAATAATACGTATTCGGTCGAGGCTGCGAAATATTTGATACGTACCAACCAGCTGCCGGATTTCTTGTTTGTCTATATGCCCGATCTGGATCAGAAGATGCACAAGCATGGCCCCGGAGAGCGGAGGGGCGTCGAAGAAGCGGATCGCCAGCTTCGCTCCTTGCTGGAGGAATTCGGCTCGATGGAAGACGCGATCCGGCAAGCGGTCTTTGTCATTGCCGGGGATAGCGGCATGACATCCATCTTGCCTGCCCGGGACAATCCGGTCATCGAGCTGCCATCTCTCCTGGCCAACTATCGCGTGCTGCGGCCCGGCGAGACGGTGACCGATGAGGCCGACTTGATTCTTGCAGTCAATGAGACGATGGCCTATATTTACGCGAACGGCAAGGACAAACCGCTTCGGACGGTAGCCGAAGCGCTGGCGGCCGACCCGCGCATCGACATCATTGCGTGGAAGGAACGCGGCTGGGTGCATGCGGTTCCCGGGAGCATGAGCCGGGAGATGCGGTACCGTTCAGACGGGCCGTTCATCGATGTCTACGGGCAGGCATGGACGATTGAAGGCGACGCGAAGGTGATGGATCTGCGGATGGATTCCGCGGCGAAGACAATTGGCTACGGCCAATATCCGGACGGTCTGCGGCGCTTATCGGCGGCGCTTCACTCCCATGAGGGGGAGTTCCTTGTCGTCACGGCGAAGCCGGGCTACGAATTGGCGGACAGGAGCTCGCCGAAGCATAAGGGCGGCGGGGGGCATGGAGCGCTGCGAAGCGAGGAGTCGCTCGTGCCGCTGCTGATTTGCGGGACCGATCGCAAGCCGGAGCATTTGCGCATCATTGACTTGAAGCCGTTTCTGCTCGAATTGCTCGCGCACCCAGAAGAGTCTTAG
- a CDS encoding DUF1450 domain-containing protein, translated as MNNMGFVIVEVCANNGINSDALEEFEAENPDIAVLRMECLSLCGLCARQPYALVNGKRVTARSVNECLERVKDKIAAELDEYAEEDPYEE; from the coding sequence ATGAACAATATGGGCTTCGTCATCGTGGAAGTCTGCGCCAATAACGGCATTAATTCCGACGCTCTGGAGGAGTTCGAAGCGGAGAATCCGGATATTGCCGTCCTCCGCATGGAGTGTCTGTCGCTGTGCGGCCTGTGCGCCCGCCAGCCCTATGCGCTCGTCAATGGGAAGCGCGTCACGGCCCGTTCCGTGAACGAATGCCTTGAGCGCGTGAAGGATAAAATCGCGGCAGAGCTGGATGAATATGCGGAGGAAGATCCGTACGAAGAGTAA
- a CDS encoding serine hydrolase domain-containing protein has product MKKRLSWVLAAALALSMIGPYAAMASPSGSSTVAAAAEGLEKIAAEKAALLTETYGTISVQYALIDHGKIIVSGQTGMNDMEGKRPLTKDTVYGIGSTSKVFTAAAVMKLADEGKIDLDAPLVRYITDFTMKDERYKKITPRMLLNHSSGLQGSSLGSAFLFEDNDSYAHDTLLKQLSGQSLKADPGAFSVYCNDGFTLAEILVERVSGMDFTAFLHKYFTEPMQLTHTKTPQDEVDRSQLAALYYPVYQGQLPYESANVIGTGGMYSTAEDLVRFAQIFTGEADGILSGQAVRAMAEEEYKKGLWPEDADSMINYGLGWDSVKLFPFDEYGIQGLAKGGDAMLYHSILVVLPEQKMAAAVLSSGGSSSTNQMLANELLLHALKEKGGITAIKPEKSFGKPVTAKMPAEMEKLAGYYGFLGRQIQVEISESGELSLPMAFLINNARERYVYTADGSFVNEDGGSKVSFVTGKNGRTYLWLRDYLSLPGLGQLALSHYAAEKLTDHPLPKKTADAWAKRDGKAYYLVNEKYTSIIYLLMQPTLRIDRAVDLPGYLGDKKITGPNTAVTQLHIPTVGGRDTAEFRFFKQDGAEYMEAAGSLYVSEDKVKPLYAGKESKVTLQANGHAKWFTVPKAAAGKTMTVALPAKGAFAVYDEQGLCVNFTVVSGNSEVTLPEHGTIVFAGAPGSEFGIALK; this is encoded by the coding sequence ATGAAGAAAAGGCTCTCTTGGGTGCTGGCCGCAGCGCTGGCGCTGTCGATGATCGGGCCGTATGCGGCGATGGCGTCCCCGTCCGGCAGCAGCACTGTCGCGGCTGCCGCTGAAGGATTAGAGAAGATTGCGGCCGAGAAGGCGGCGCTGCTCACCGAAACGTATGGAACGATCAGCGTGCAGTATGCGCTCATTGACCACGGCAAGATCATCGTCTCCGGCCAGACCGGCATGAACGATATGGAAGGGAAGAGGCCGTTGACCAAGGATACGGTCTATGGCATCGGCTCGACGAGCAAAGTGTTCACGGCCGCTGCCGTCATGAAGCTGGCTGACGAGGGCAAGATCGATCTCGATGCGCCCCTGGTCCGCTACATAACCGATTTCACGATGAAGGACGAACGGTACAAGAAGATTACGCCGCGCATGCTGCTCAACCATTCCTCCGGCCTTCAGGGTTCCAGCCTCGGCAGTGCGTTCTTATTCGAGGACAATGACAGCTATGCGCATGATACCTTGCTGAAGCAATTGTCCGGACAGAGCTTGAAGGCCGACCCGGGAGCGTTTTCGGTCTACTGCAACGACGGATTTACGCTCGCGGAGATTTTGGTAGAGAGAGTCAGCGGCATGGATTTTACCGCATTTCTTCATAAATATTTTACCGAACCAATGCAACTGACCCATACGAAGACGCCCCAGGATGAAGTGGATAGAAGCCAGCTCGCCGCACTCTATTACCCCGTATACCAAGGGCAGCTTCCGTATGAATCCGCCAATGTGATCGGGACAGGGGGAATGTACTCCACGGCCGAGGATTTGGTCCGGTTTGCGCAAATCTTTACGGGAGAAGCGGATGGCATTCTCTCGGGCCAGGCGGTGCGCGCCATGGCGGAGGAGGAGTACAAGAAGGGGCTGTGGCCGGAAGATGCGGACAGCATGATCAACTACGGTCTGGGCTGGGACAGCGTGAAGCTGTTCCCGTTCGATGAATACGGAATACAGGGCTTGGCCAAGGGCGGGGATGCGATGCTCTACCACTCTATCCTCGTAGTGCTTCCGGAGCAGAAGATGGCGGCAGCGGTGCTGTCTTCCGGCGGTTCAAGTTCAACCAACCAGATGCTGGCGAACGAATTGCTGCTGCATGCATTGAAGGAGAAGGGGGGAATCACAGCCATCAAGCCGGAGAAGTCCTTCGGCAAGCCGGTCACAGCCAAGATGCCTGCGGAAATGGAGAAGCTGGCGGGCTATTACGGCTTCCTGGGCCGGCAGATTCAGGTAGAGATCAGCGAAAGCGGAGAACTGTCCTTGCCAATGGCCTTTCTAATCAACAATGCGCGGGAGCGATATGTATATACCGCAGACGGGAGCTTCGTGAACGAAGACGGCGGCTCGAAGGTCAGCTTCGTGACCGGGAAGAACGGGCGCACCTATTTGTGGTTAAGAGATTATTTGTCGCTGCCGGGATTGGGGCAGCTTGCCTTGTCCCATTATGCCGCGGAGAAGCTGACCGACCATCCGCTGCCGAAGAAGACGGCGGACGCCTGGGCGAAGCGGGACGGCAAAGCGTACTATCTCGTGAATGAAAAGTATACCTCTATCATTTATCTTTTGATGCAGCCGACGCTGCGGATTGACCGCGCTGTCGATCTTCCGGGCTATCTGGGAGATAAAAAAATTACAGGCCCGAACACGGCGGTAACCCAGCTTCACATTCCGACCGTCGGAGGGCGCGATACGGCGGAATTCCGCTTCTTCAAGCAGGATGGCGCGGAATATATGGAGGCGGCCGGCAGCTTGTATGTGAGCGAGGACAAAGTAAAGCCGCTCTACGCGGGCAAGGAATCCAAGGTCACGCTGCAAGCGAACGGGCATGCCAAGTGGTTCACGGTTCCGAAAGCGGCCGCAGGCAAAACGATGACCGTCGCGCTGCCGGCGAAGGGCGCGTTCGCGGTCTATGACGAGCAGGGCCTATGCGTGAACTTCACGGTCGTCAGCGGCAACAGCGAGGTGACGCTGCCGGAGCACGGCACGATCGTATTCGCCGGCGCCCCGGGTTCGGAATTCGGCATCGCCTTGAAATAA
- a CDS encoding GNAT family N-acetyltransferase, which yields MIHYARCTEAAMELTYEAFRIGFSDYIIPMKMTQEDFVKRFFGPEGNQLEHSFIALDGGEPVGVILGGVKLYEGRKTMRCGTLAVHPAYRGCGVSKELFARHKEEAIACGCTQLFLEVIVGNDRAIHFYRKIGYRKIYDLSYYQLKDLSGLAAAHVEGMEVRSLSHDQFEREVQRWLHFHMNWQNDFDAIRLSEHNSCLGAYLDEKLVGGICVNRNGKISFLYVDHAYRGRGIATAMLGEGSRMLNLAGLSIGFPNNHWLEGFLLGKGFDKDKFEQYEMYLSL from the coding sequence ATGATTCACTACGCCCGCTGTACGGAAGCGGCAATGGAGTTGACTTATGAAGCGTTTCGCATCGGTTTTTCCGACTACATCATACCGATGAAGATGACACAGGAAGATTTTGTAAAGCGGTTCTTCGGGCCGGAAGGGAATCAACTGGAGCATTCCTTCATCGCTTTGGACGGCGGCGAGCCGGTCGGGGTGATTCTCGGTGGAGTGAAGCTGTACGAAGGACGCAAGACGATGCGGTGCGGAACGTTGGCCGTACATCCCGCTTACCGCGGCTGCGGCGTCAGCAAGGAACTGTTCGCCCGTCATAAGGAGGAGGCGATTGCTTGCGGCTGCACCCAGCTTTTCCTGGAAGTGATCGTCGGGAACGATCGCGCGATCCATTTTTATCGTAAGATCGGTTACCGCAAAATATATGATCTCTCGTATTATCAGCTGAAGGATCTGTCGGGATTGGCGGCGGCGCATGTGGAGGGGATGGAAGTAAGGAGCCTGTCGCATGACCAGTTTGAACGGGAGGTTCAGAGATGGCTTCACTTCCATATGAATTGGCAAAATGATTTCGACGCTATCCGGCTGTCGGAACACAATTCCTGTCTCGGCGCCTATCTGGACGAGAAGCTGGTAGGCGGAATATGCGTGAACCGGAACGGAAAAATCAGTTTCTTGTACGTCGACCACGCCTATCGCGGCCGAGGCATCGCGACCGCGATGCTGGGGGAAGGCAGCCGCATGCTTAACCTTGCCGGCTTATCGATCGGCTTTCCGAACAATCACTGGCTGGAAGGCTTCCTGCTGGGCAAGGGCTTCGACAAGGATAAGTTTGAACAATATGAAATGTATTTGTCGCTATAG
- a CDS encoding alpha/beta hydrolase family protein gives MRLFELLLVLSSFALLLSIGCSGRLGSRIAWGAGLGSAALAVLQLIFEGYRWPLIPVYMAAGGLIVVLLFRGFRSGVRFRLPRPVAFSGYAVAMLLLGMSIALLAFFPVFRIPKPDGAFEVGTMTFHFTDERREELHTASAGDHRELVVQIWYPAAPADRQETALLFPQSKDTFDRMMSSFSKQLRLPAFVLDYWKYIRTNSNMEADPREDAAPYPVIILSHGMGTSRLLHTSQAEQLASHGYMVVAPDHTYHTMATDFPDGRVSGFEEPFSPSGFYDAAPSAGVIWSQDVDFLIDQLELFHDGTISSPFQGKIDLNRIGMMGHSFGGAAAFEAIYSNPRVKAGINMDGALYNAEDKGTLPKPFLFMEAEDFMERKRQIEQINETISDEELKKMYLTRDMLRGLKKEYDLIDRVAQQGATLLTVEGAAHYNFTDFPLFSDLLRCTGMAGDMKAERGVDIIHHYALDFFNRHLKGTGGELLKGPSAEYPEVKFPYHPEPERRPGGG, from the coding sequence ATGAGACTATTTGAGCTGTTGTTGGTTCTGTCCAGCTTCGCGCTGCTGCTGTCCATCGGATGCTCCGGCCGGCTTGGGAGTCGGATCGCTTGGGGAGCAGGCCTTGGGAGCGCGGCGCTCGCTGTGCTTCAGCTTATATTCGAAGGGTACCGCTGGCCGTTGATTCCCGTGTATATGGCGGCGGGAGGACTGATCGTCGTATTGCTGTTCAGAGGTTTTCGTTCCGGCGTTCGCTTTCGGCTTCCGCGGCCCGTTGCCTTTAGCGGCTATGCCGTTGCCATGCTGCTGCTTGGCATGTCGATTGCGCTGCTTGCCTTCTTTCCGGTGTTTCGCATACCGAAGCCGGACGGGGCCTTCGAAGTAGGCACAATGACGTTCCATTTCACGGATGAACGACGAGAAGAGCTGCATACCGCATCCGCCGGTGATCATAGAGAGCTCGTCGTTCAGATTTGGTATCCGGCGGCTCCTGCCGACCGGCAGGAGACCGCGCTCCTGTTTCCGCAATCGAAGGACACCTTTGATCGGATGATGTCTTCGTTTTCCAAGCAGCTGCGTCTGCCTGCATTTGTATTGGACTACTGGAAATATATCCGGACCAATTCCAATATGGAGGCCGATCCCCGTGAGGATGCGGCGCCTTACCCTGTCATCATCCTCAGCCATGGAATGGGAACGTCCCGGCTGCTGCATACTTCGCAAGCGGAGCAGCTTGCCAGCCACGGCTATATGGTCGTCGCCCCGGATCATACGTATCACACGATGGCCACCGATTTTCCGGATGGACGGGTCAGCGGCTTCGAGGAACCGTTCTCCCCGTCGGGATTTTATGATGCCGCTCCGAGCGCGGGGGTGATATGGTCCCAAGATGTGGACTTTCTCATCGATCAACTGGAATTGTTCCATGACGGGACGATTTCAAGCCCGTTTCAAGGGAAAATCGATTTGAACCGGATCGGCATGATGGGGCACTCATTCGGAGGGGCAGCGGCATTTGAGGCCATCTACTCGAATCCTCGCGTCAAAGCCGGGATCAATATGGATGGCGCCCTGTATAATGCGGAAGACAAAGGAACTCTTCCGAAGCCCTTTCTATTTATGGAAGCGGAAGATTTTATGGAGAGAAAGCGGCAAATCGAGCAGATCAACGAGACGATCAGCGATGAAGAATTGAAGAAAATGTACTTGACGCGGGACATGCTGCGCGGGTTGAAAAAGGAGTACGACCTGATCGATCGCGTGGCGCAGCAGGGAGCGACGCTGCTCACTGTTGAAGGGGCGGCCCATTACAATTTCACGGATTTCCCGCTGTTCTCGGACCTGCTCCGCTGCACGGGCATGGCGGGCGATATGAAGGCGGAGAGAGGAGTTGACATCATCCATCATTATGCGCTTGATTTCTTCAACAGACATCTCAAGGGTACCGGGGGCGAGCTCCTGAAGGGACCGAGCGCAGAGTACCCGGAGGTAAAATTCCCATATCACCCGGAACCGGAGAGACGGCCTGGGGGTGGCTAG